One window of the Nothobranchius furzeri strain GRZ-AD chromosome 3, NfurGRZ-RIMD1, whole genome shotgun sequence genome contains the following:
- the LOC107385027 gene encoding LOW QUALITY PROTEIN: immunoglobulin-like and fibronectin type III domain-containing protein 1 (The sequence of the model RefSeq protein was modified relative to this genomic sequence to represent the inferred CDS: inserted 3 bases in 2 codons; substituted 1 base at 1 genomic stop codon), whose translation MTVKIKLRSRVPGVMITQYVEKVPEGMSTPDFIRXLTIQEGKLAIFRAIINGNPDPTVTWMRNNGEINEDRYKCVFDKFSGEHQLQMPDVSMDQADTYKCYAKNDFGKAVVTITLNVIEVGFKKNKAMQQSRTAIRELPEDFKKTLRSRTDIATKEETKLEIDDRFWELLLSADKTDYETICAQYGITDFRWMLKKLNEKKLEREQEQEKVVEKXCNLKPIELKPTGAAEFELEMSLKDPNSKIFLFKDGVMIPFDVDTEVKHGLKRVGKKFVFSIRGVNPEDAGMYQLEIDGVKIFSTELKIPAVDFLVKIQDVNAQEREDAVFQCVLSHPMSKISWMGKNNPLEQGDKYDITVSEDMLIHTLVVKDCLLLDKGIYAAVAGIKSCNAWLIVEADKDPNMIGKKKARKATRAGGGGDDLLRIAQAQQDRLQKEREELIAKARERAEEEAAAEEETLECEPEPEPEAKTVKLAPVKAEPKAQVEEKVEWLESLEQEEVKYLKQEEPAPVKEEEAEEEPVQEKRQRVRTGPLVPETVVDPGVFFTSGLSDATAIIGTDAEMLCKLSSEDGEAVWYKDGREITQADNMSTVKDGAYRKLIIKNCNEKDAGKFKCQVDGRKTEAMLVVEDPPRINSDYLADFMKPVTVKTGKDATFKLAFVGCEPMKIQWYNDGEELMEENNIKIEKSSTHSRLVLTKCQRRASGGIKIKIKNECGTAEAITXLIVLDKPTPPLGPVDIIESSSSCIEFKWRPPKDAGGCPVTNYILERQQVGRNSWKKLGKIGPESKYRDTDVDHGRKYCYHIRAETKHGTSEMMETDDIQAGTKAYPGPPSAPKIVSAFKDCINLAWTAPANTGGTKILGYSVEKRKNGSNLWGMVNPPEEPIKGKQCAVKDVVEGIEYEFRVSAINTSGAGEPSAPSEFVIARDPKKPPGKVTDLKVTDSSYTTLSLIWTKPTEEEGIQDEAKGYFVELRPAENPEWDRCNSNAIIMNSFTLVGLRSMAMYWVRVIATNEGGEGHPQELDNYIIAMPPPVRPQFTDRKMKNFMVVRAGNTTRINFNFKASPMPEITWLKDGLPVAKNVTVSNTDTSSQLMIPSSERNDTGIYTIIVKNIVGQETSSVEIRVTDDPKPPGPVELNENVSGTVSVTWTPSPDEKKDDRLHYVVSKHDSVKHTWQTVADHLFNNMFTAINIMPGRQYKFRIYAKNDMGLSEPSESATWQVNKKKEKVFLNLPASKSCSFEAPPSFSVPLKMHQSPESYECYMSCAVTGNPRPHVTWYKNSLSLNTNTNYHITNTCGVCSLLVLNVRPKDSGDYTVVAENPLGRVECATKLLVKD comes from the exons ATGACAGTGAAAATTAAACTGAGGTCACGAGTGCCTGGGGTTATGATCACTCAGTATGTGGAAAAAGTCCCTGAAGGAATGTCCACCCCAGATTTCATCC CACTCACAATTCAAGAAG GAAAACTGGCCATCTTCAGAGCCATCATTAATGGTAACCCAGACCCAACTGTGACCTGGATGAGGAATAACGGAGAAATCAACGAGGACAGATACAAATGTGTTTTTGATAAGTTTTCTGGTGAACACCAACTACAG ATGCCTGATGTTAGCATGGATCAAGCGGATACCTACAAGTGTTATGCAAAAAACGACTTTGGAAAAGCCGTTGTCACCATTACGCTCAACGTCATCGAAG ttGGCTTTAAGAAGAATAAAGCCATGCAACAATCAAGAACTG CAATTCGGGAGTTACCTGAAgactttaaaaaaacattaagaAGCAG gACGGACATAGCAACAAAAGAAGAGACAAAGCTAGAAATCGATGACAGGTTTTGGGAACTGTTATTGAGCGCGGACAAGACGGATTATGAGACCATCTGTGCACAATATGGTATTACAGATTTCAGGTGGATGCTGAAAAAACTTAACGAAAAAAAACTTGAgagggagcaggagcaggagaag GTTGTTGAAAA CTGCAACTTGAAGCCCATTGAACTGAAACCTACCGGTGCTGCAGAGTTTGAACTTGAAATGTCACTCAAAGACCCTAACAGCAAAATTTTCTTATTcaag GATGGAGTAATGATTCCCTTTGATGTGGACACAGAAGTAAAACACGGACTTAAACGGGTGGGTAAGAAGTTTGTTTTCAGCATTAGAGGTGTAAATCCTGAAGATGCTGGAATGTACCAACTGGAAATAGATGGAGTCAAGATATTTTCAACTGAATTAAAAA TTCCAGCAGTGGACTTCCTGGTTAAGATTCAAGATGTGAATGCACAGGAAAGAGAGGATGCTGTGTTTCAGTGTGTGCTCTCACATCCAATGTCAAAAATCTCGTGGATGGGGAAGAACAACCCACTGGAGCAAGGAGACAAATATGATATAACCGTCTCAGAAGACATGCTGATTCACACTTTGGTGGTGAAGGACTGCCTGCTACTGGACAAAGGAATTTACGCAGCTGTGGCTGGAATTAAATCATGCAATGCCTGGCTCATAGTGGAAG CTGACAAGGATCCAAACATGATTGGAAAGAAGAAAGCTCGTAAGGCTACTCGTGCAGGTGGTGGAGGAGATGATCTTCTCAGGATTGCACAGGCGCAACAGGACAGATTACAAAAAGAGAGGGAGGAATTGATAGCAAAGGCAAGGGAAAGAGCAGAGGAGGAAGCAGCAGCAGAGGAAGAAACCCTTGAGTGTGAACCTGAACCTGAACCCGAAGCTAAAACTGTGAAACTGGCCCCAGTAAAGGCAGAGCCAAAAGCACAAGTGGAGGAAAAAGTAGAGTGGCTAGAATCTCTAGAGCAGGAAGAGGTGAAATATTTGAAACAGGAGGAACCTGCACCCGTTAAGGAGGAAGAGGCAGAAGAGGAGCCAGTTCAAGAAAAGAGGCAAAGAGTGAGAACGGGCCCACTTGTTCCTGAAACTGTTGTTG acCCAGGGGTTTTCTTCACCAGTGGCCTTTCAGATGCAACTGCTATCATTGGCACAGATGCAGAGATGCTCTGCAAGCTCAGCAGTGAAGATGGTGAAGCCGTGTGGTACAAAGATGGACGAGAG ATAACACAGGCAGACAACATGAGTACTGTTAAAGACGGAGCTTATCGCAAACTAATAATCAAAAACTGCAATGAGAAAGATGCTGGAAAGTTTAAATGTCAAGTTGATGGTCGTAAAACTGAAGCCATGCTGGTTGTTGAAG ATCCTCCAAGAATCAACTCTGATTACCTCGCTGACTTCATGAAACCAGTTACAGTCAAAACGGGAAAAGATGCAACCTTCAAGCTGGCATTTGTTGGCTGCGAGCCAATGAAAATTCAATGGTACAATGATGGTGAAGAGCTGATGGAGGAGAATAATATCAAGATTGAGAAATCCTCCACACATAGCAGACTTGTACTCACCAAGTGCCAACGCAGAGCCAGCGGTGGAAttaaaatcaaaattaaaaatgaatgtgGAACAGCTGAGGCCATCACGTAACTTATAGTGTTAG ATAAACCCACACCGCCTCTGGGTCCGGTGGATATCATTGAGAGTTCCTCTTCTTGCATCGAGTTCAAATGGAGACCCCCCAAAGACGCTGGCGGCTGCCCCGTGACCAACTATATTCTTGAGCGTCAGCAAGTTGGTCGCAACAGCTGGAAAAAGCTGGGAAAGATTGGGCCAGAGTCTAAATACAGAGACACAGATGTGGATCACGGGAGAAAATACTGTTACCACATCAGGGCTGAAACCAAACATGGCACCAGTGAAATGATGGAGACTGATGACATCCAAGCAGGGACAAAGG catACCCCGGACCTCCATCCGCCCCAAAGATTGTCAGCGCTTTCAAAGACTGCATTAATCTTGCCTGGACTGCGCCTGCTAATACTGGAGGAACAAAGATTTTGGGATACAGTGTGGAAAAACGCAAGAATGGGAGTAACCTGTGGGGCATGGTCAACCCACCTGAAGAACCCATCAAAG GAAAACAATGTGCGGTGAAGGATGTGGTTGAAGGCATTGAGTACGAGTTCAGAGTGTCAGCTATCAACACGTCAGGCGCTGGAGAGCCAAGTGCACCTTCTGAGTTTGTGATAGCAAGAGATCCAAAGA AGCCTCCAGGTAAAGTTACTGACCTGAAGGTGACCGACTCCTCATACACCACCTTGTCACTGATCTGGACTAAACCCACTGAGGAGGAAGGCATCCAAGATGAAGCCAAGGGGTACTTTGTGGAGCTTCGACCAGCAGAAAACCCAGAATGGGATCGTTGTAACTCCAACGCCATCATTATGAACTCCTTCACACTTGTGGGTCTGAGGTCTATGGCCATGTACTGGGTAAGAGTTATCGCCACCAATGAGGGTGGAGAGGGTCATCCTCAGGAGTTGGACAATTACATCATCGCAATGCCTCCTCCAG TGAGACCTCAATTTACTGACAGAAAAATGAAGAACTTCATGGTGGTGAGAGCGGGGAACACCACTCGAATCAacttcaattttaag GCATCTCCAATGCCAGAGATCACTTGGCTAAAGGATGGCTTGCCTGTAGCCAAAAATGTGACAGTGAGCAACACAGATACATCCTCACAGTTAATGATACCCTCATCAGAGCGTAACGACACAGGGATCTACACCATTATTGTCAAGAACATTGTTGGTCAGGAGACCTCCAGCGTTGAGATAAGAGTCACAG ATGATCCCAAGCCTCCGGGCCCCGTAGAGCTGAATGAGAACGTGTCAGGAACTGTCTCAGTGACATGGACGCCCTCTCCAGATGAGAAGAAAGATGACAGACTCCATTATGTAGTTAGCAAACATGATTCTGTTAAACACACTTGGCAAACAGTGGCTGATCATCTCTTCAACAACATGTTCACTGCCATCAATATCATGCCAGGAAGGCAGTATAAGTTCCGGATCTATGCCAAAAATGACATGGGGCTTTCAGAACCATCTGAGTCAGCAACCTGGCAAGTGAACAAGAAGAAAG AAAAGGTTTTTTTAAACCTTCCTGCTTCCAAGAGCTGCAGTTTTGAGGCACCGCCATCCTTTTCTGTTCCTCTAAAGATGCACCAAAGTCCTGAGAGCTATGAGTGCTATATGAGTTGTGCTGTGACGGGCAACCCCAGGCCCCATGTCACCTGGTACAAAAACAGCCTCAGCCTCAACACCAACACCAACTACCACATCACAAACACATGTGGCGTCTGCTCCCTGCTGGTGCTCAACGTCAGACCCAAGGACAGCGGCGATTACACAGTTGTTGCAGAAAACCCTCTAGGCAGGGTGGAGTGTGCAACAAAACTTCTCGTTAAAG ATTAA